A DNA window from Zingiber officinale cultivar Zhangliang chromosome 3A, Zo_v1.1, whole genome shotgun sequence contains the following coding sequences:
- the LOC122051683 gene encoding ATP-dependent Clp protease proteolytic subunit-related protein 2, chloroplastic-like: protein MAVSLQSAYSRPVALDHRHSPSLTFKNFAGPKSGAFRRGPSNVNAEFYSRVNQSICLRYSAKKGSRGRVFMMPIGIPRVPYRTPGEGTWQWVDLWNALYRERVVFIGEHIDEEYSNQVLATMLYLDSIESSKKIYLYINGPGGDLTPSMSIYDTMQSLQSPVATHCVGYAYDMAAYILAAGEKGNRSGMPLCEIALQTPAGVARGQADDVQNEANELLRIRDYLFSELSKKTGQPLERISKDLVYVARFTAQEALEYGLIDRIIRPSRIKPDAPRKETPGIGRG from the exons ATGGCGGTCTCTCTGCAATCCGCCTACTCTCGCCCTGTGGCACTTGACCACAGGCACTCTCCCAG CTTAACCTTCAAGAACTTTGCTGGCCCCAAGTCAG GTGCCTTTAGGCGTGGACCTTCCAATGTTAACGCTGAATTCTATAGTAGGGTTAATCAAAGCATCTGTTTGAG ATATTCAGCAAAGAAGGGTTCACGGGGTCGGGTATTTATGATGCCCATAGGTATTCCAAGAGTTCCCTACAGAACCCCTGGTGAAGGAACTTGGCAATGGGTTGATCTATGGAATGCCCTT TACCGAGAGCGTGTTGTCTTTATTGGGGAACATATAGATGAAGAATACAGCAATCAAGTCTTGGCAACAATGCTGTATCTTGACAGCATCGAGTCATCAAAAAAAATATACCTCTATATTAATGGCCCAGGTGGTGAT CTTACTCCAAGCATGTCTATATATGACACTATGCAAAGCTTACAAAGTCCCGTTGCAACCCACTGTGTGGGCTATGCATATGACATGGCAGCATATATTCTTGCAGCCGGAGAGAAG GGTAACCGGTCTGGTATGCCTCTTTGTGAAATTGCTCTTCAAACACCTGCCGGAGTAGCTCGTGGCCAG GCTGATGATGTTCAGAACGAAGCAAATGAACTTCTCCGAATCCGGGATTACCTATTTAGCGAATTGTCAAAAAAGACAGGTCAACCTCTTGAAAGG ATCAGTAAGGATCTGGTGTATGTGGCACGCTTCACTGCACAAGAAGCTCTGGAGTATGGGCTAATTGACCGCATCATCAGACCCTCACGCATCAAGCCTGACGCCCCTCGTAAGGAAACTCCAGGAATTGGCCGAGGCTGA